AAAGAATAATCCACAACTGTCTAAATAGCAGCAGAAACCATGATAATTTAGTTCTTCCTTGTTAAATTAACTGGAATCTTGGGGTTTGTACatttagaagatatttttagCTTGGTCTCCCATTTAGAGTTTATCctgaaaaaatcctgcaaaataGTACTggttgaaagaaaacaaacagtgtAATGAAGCCCACTGTGAAGGTATCCAACCTAATATAAAAGTAAACATCAGTTGTTTTTAATGCAGGAGAGTAAAGCGGGTTGTAACCACAGGCTGACCCTTTAATAGAATAGGTAGGATATTAAGTTGTGTATTAAAACAACAGTCTAATATGTAATACCTAATGAATAACTGAGAAAATATGATTATGATATTGTGTATTCAAAATTGTGAGTTACAAAGAGATCTTGGAAGGCTGAAGggctttctgaaatatttttgcttggGGATTATATTAATCTAAACTTAAAATTACATGTGAACTTGGCCCTAAGTAATTTATGAGAAGCTCTATGCTGTCTacaaaaacacaagaaaaagcagctcttccagTCTATGCTATAAAGAAAGGACGAAGTAACTCAGTTGTCTGTTGTAACTAAttagaaaagcctttttttggtttgtacTTCCCTTTGATATGCTCAATGAATGTACTTTTCTCTAAGCTTTTTAGCTGTCGGGcagcatatttaaaaactgtagaTAGCGTATCTGAATTCTGCTTGTTATTCATGTATGTTTACTTTGTGCTTCCTGCCTTGTTTATCTTTTAAACTTAGAATTTAGCAATAATGTTCTGAATCTGCAGAATACACCCATTCTTCCTTACCATTCCATTTGAGGCATCCTACTAGGAAATACATTTACTGTGGCAAAGAttgcagtgtttttttcagtgtgtcaTCTCCTGTTGCATTgttaaaacttatttaaattAAGCCTTCTGAAGCACTCTACTGACAACTCTGCTATCTGTATGAGTGCATGTATTGTAGGAACAGGTGTGGTCTCAGTACATCAAAATATATCATGGGCCTCTTTGAAATGCAAGTGTTGCCGAAAGATCCTTTGCTGGGACTAGTATGTAAAGACTTAATAtatatagaaattaaaattctacCTTAACGATTTGGTCGTCTTGGGAATCAGGATTGGGGTAGAAAATGGCAATGCTGACTTGCCTCCATGGCTGGTTTAGTACTTCTGTCAGGAGCACCTTGCAAATCTGAGTATTTAcaaatttgaatatttattagAATTATCGTACTGACAGTTAAGAGGAAGTTCTTGAAATGATGATGTGTAAATTGTGTGagaatttgggggtttttaatggtcatttaatttcttccatgTTCTTAACACCTAGACTGAAGCAGTAGACACATCTTGAAGTGCTCATACTAGGCAAGTGATTTACAAGACCTTTTGGGCCAGTACACTGCTAACAACATTAATCAAGTCTTTCGATGGACCACATGCAACATTAACCTTTTGGAGGTTagttatttatatataaaggGATTTTATACATGATTAAAGCCTGGAAATACAGTGTTCTGATGCTGATCCAGAAACAATAGCAGGAGGGTAATAAGCTTTGCAGGCTCTGTAGGGTTACTATATTTAAGTGAGCGGTTCCACATCAAGAACCTGGAGCGTGTTCTACAGTTAGGTTACTTGTCACAACTAGTTCCTAGTCAGCGCTAGCTTTGAGATCTGTAGCACATATTAATCGAAGAAATAGTTTTAGGCTCTTGTGTAACATTAACTAGTGACTCATTTCTAATTGTAACttaaacaaatacaatttcCATGTCAAAAATATCTCGGCCTTCTGGTTTCTAGGTTCTCTTGCAACCCTCAGTCTTGCTTAGTCAGtactattttaaatatctgcttGTTTTGAGTTACTTGTTAGAAATTATAAAATTGCTGTTCTAATAAAAGAGTTATGATGTTAAGGATCACAACTGATGCTGTAAGTCTTGAACCCATGACCTCTATATCCTGATCAAAAGTTACCTTACTGGAGAAGCCAGTAAGAGATAAACTGTCAGCTGTGTTCTTGCTGATGTGATTCTTTTCACAAAAAACGGCATAAAACATTACATAAATAAGGCACTCAAATGCATCCTCTTTCCTCttgtgagaggaggaggagtaaaCATACACTTAACAAATGTTAATCATCTGAATTAACAGGGGAGTACTCATCAGTGTAATACCTCATCAAGTTATAAAGGCCTATTCAGGATGAGCTGGTGCCCAAAAAAATCAAACGCTCTAAGCTGCAACTAGGTGCCAGCGTAAAGAAATCTTCATTCTTATTCCCTTTTGTCTATCTCTTGACCCCACAATATGTTAATTCACATAAGTACACACAAAGATCATCCTTTTGCTGCCAAAAGTGGCTTTTTCCAAGTTCAACAGTTGCAAAGTGCAGTATTCCTTGCCTGCTGAACTTGATGCAATTTAATCATAAATGAAGTCATATTACTTGAATTTGCTGATGGAAAGCATTGTTGGCTATGTCTCTTCATAAAGTCTACTACAGAATGCTTCATGGCCGTAATCAAAGATGGACAGCTACTTTTTGGTATCTGGGCCAAATTCCTTTGGTAGTAATTATGGCTGACTTccagtttctcattttaatatGATTATGAACATATTTTTCACTTCCTGTCATACAGCTATTAATCATCTCTATCGTACTATGCAGCTGTCCAAATTCTCTGCAGTTGTAGATTATCTGCCTGGGAGGCAATTTCTTTATGTAGACAGAAGCACTCTGAAGCATGACACTTCTCTGCGTTATTTGTCATGTAGGCTGCGTGTAATGTTAGAGGCTCAGAGTTACCATTtgacttaaaacagaaaacccatCCACCTTCACCCCTAGGAGGAGTATTTTTTGGGTCTATGCCATTGTCGATCTGATTCTGAGCAAAGACCCACCTAAAGCAGCAGGCCAGACTTTCAGCTACGCCCTGTCAGAAATGTAGTATTCTGAATTATTTGCCTGTTCTCCCCCAGCAACTTCTGTTTGCTTCAGAGTTGTTACACTCAGTGCAGTCTGTTTGTGGAAGGAAGCTAATTGCTAAACATCACTTGTTGGTGAAGTCAGGTGGGGGATGGTAACATCATGAGATGCCTCTATGGACATTGAGAACTTCTGAAGTTCTGACAACAAGCAACTTCAGGGATTACTGTgggtagtctttttttttttaatataaccaATTTACAGACTGACTCTAACATAATCATTAAGgtatgaaaaagcagaaggtacAAAACCTTCTTGCAGAACAGGTGTAGTTTGTTAATAACTGTATGTCAAGCCAGATCCTTTCTGTAACACCTTTTTAAGAAAGGCAACTACTTGTTCTTCATTCACAATATAATGATCAGTACCTGAGTTTTGAGAGAGAAACCAAAAAATAGTAAGTGCTGGTTTTATGGGAAGTGTATTTGTCTCTCCAGGTCTTGTTTACTCTAGCAGCTAAAGTGAATCAGAATGCCTCTCAATGACGACCAGAACAGTGATTCAGATTCTTCACGCCTCTCTGAAAGCACAGCTTCTTCTAGCGACTCTGAATATTCAAGACAGAGCTTTAACAGTGATTCTTCAAGCAAACCCAGTTCCCCAGCGTGTAAGCCTATTTCTACCTTACCTGCATTGTGCATACACAGATAAGGCTAATTTATCTCGTTTCTCTTTGCTGTCATGGGTAGAACCTGGGATTCTGAATCTCTGTTTAAGAGTATTAAGAGAAAGGCATGGCTTTCTCTTTGCTATGAAGCAGTGTGGAACACCACCAGCAGCTGTATCTGTGGGGGTCTTCCTGTGCACTCCTTCCCTTCAGAAAGTGTAAGAAAAGTGTGCTACCCTGGACATCCTAATCTTGAGCTAATCTTGACGTTGGTAGCTGTCTCCACTCAAGCAGATATGGCTTTGTGCAAAGGgtgggtttcttttgtttgctccatacacttaaaaattaaatctgtaacTTACAGATTTATAATATTACATCAAGTTACATGAAATTAAtctaaaattcacattttttctttcataaatattaggatcaaacagaaaacacatttgcacAAGGAAGGTGTTTTGagtaatgataaataaaatcttGGGTAAGATGTGCTTCATGTTCATGTCTGTAAGCGTTCTCAGACCATGCATACTTTTTATCATCTATGTAAGTGAAGTCTTACATTAAAACAAGCTTGTTAGTGGAGCTGCAATTGGCAGCTGGCTCTTTGTCTTTATTACCAGTCTTCAGAGGCTTAATTTGCAATACTAAATTAAATGACAATTTGGGGGTTTAGAAACTTTGGGAAATTACTCTTGCTTTCCAATGTAGAGTTTCTGTTATGTTGTTAATACTTATTTGTAAAAAGGGAGTGTAACTTACAGTGCATCTGCTATGGAACATAAGTGGGGGGGTTCTCAAGTCAGTAACTTCAGAACCTTCTCTACAGGCAATAAAACCACAATATAGCCATTATGTGCTCAGAATTATAATGGACATCTGGTATCTGTTATTGCCCATGCTTTTGGTCTGGTGGGTTTTACAGAACAGTCAATAGGAAATCTGTGGAATGCAAGATcctgttttaaaggaaaaaagatacctTAGTTAAGATGCAGAAATATGAAATTCCTCTTCAAAATGTTACGAGGCTTGTGTGGTATtacccacacacacacccctgaTAAGCTGGGAGTTTCCTGAGTTAGTGTTTTAAGAAGATACAAAGACCTGGTAATCCTAGGTTGTTTCTTCTAGAGTACTAGAGTCCAATTAGCAAGCAGTAAAACTtctaaattttaatattttcaattgCACTTATCAACTATAGATATTTGGCTTCAATTGATCTTGTTTGTTCCAGCAGCAAGCCCTCCCAAGATTATTACATTTGATGAACTGATGGCAGCTGCAAGAAATTTGACAGACTTGACTCTAGCTCATGAAATTGctgtaaatgcaaatttttgcaTAAAACAGGAAGACTTCCCGCAGAACAGGTAAGAGCCTGAATTttgcaaaaagcagcactggggttgagaagggaggagaaatgaATAGAGTGGcgaatttaaaaaaacaaaaaaaaaccccaaaaaacccaaaacaaaaaaaaccaagaaaacacaaaccaaaacatcttGGAAGGCTACAGATTTTTATCCTGCACCTCCAGGAGTCACTGTCACAGCTATCTTGCTTAGAACAAGTATTGCAGTCCAGCTGAGTTGATACACTGTCTTTGAGCATATTGCTCTGTCTTAAATGTCATGTGGAAGATAAAAGGCTAATGCAGTATGGATGCCCATAGTGAAGATGAGTATTGGTCTGTTCTGTGCAGTTCcaagctgttgtggtttaaccccagctagcaactaagcaccacgagtggggtggggggagaaaaggggaacaaaaagtaaaacttgtgggttgagataacagtttaataactaaagtaaaatataaaactaacaatagtaataataataatgaaaaggaatataacaaaaaaaggaagggggggaagaaaaaaaaccagtgatgcacaatgcaattgctcaccacccgctgactgatgccagagccgcgatccgcccctcccggccaactcccccctgtttatatactgggtgtgacgttccatggtatgcaacacccctttggctagttcaggtcagctgccccggctatgctccctcccagcttcttgcacacctgcttgttggcagagcataggaaactgaaaagtccttggcttaagataagtgctacttagcaacaactaaaacatcggagtgttatcaacatcattctcacactaaatccaaaacacagtactataccagctgctaagaagagagttaactctgtcccagctgaaaccaggatacAAGCCCTGTGGAAAAGATGAAATGGTGGCCTTCTATGCAGTTGTATGTAGTAGGTCATTGGTGCCATAGTGATAAGAAGATAGAGCTCATCATGAACATAGCTCTAATATTAGCCCCAGAAGAGATGCAAAAATACCTGGAGATCTAGAGGAAGTGAGAATTAACTTCCCTAATGTAGGTAGCTAAAATGTTCTTGCTTACAGACATGTCTAACTTAAAAATGACCCTGGTCTTTACTTTGAGAAAACTTACgtaaaaaacaagtttttaattgCACAAGTCCCTTAACTGATAATTGGTTATATGGCAGAATAGTTTTTGAGAAAGCTTGGTACATAACATACCAGGTTAGGACAATCAATACAAattcagtaaggaaaaaagaaaggtaatatCTCTTTACCTACATCTGAATTGCCAGGACCACATTATAAAATACAGGTGTTTTAGGAAAGGCTTGTCAGTCTAGACCACCTTTTGGGAGCTGATGATCCACAGCCCAAGAAAGATATGGTTGCAGGGCACAATAGCTGGTGAGGTGGTGTGTGTTTCCCAACAAGTGATCAGGCTAATCTAAAACACTTTTAGCAAGGGTGAAAGCTAGTTGGGAGTCTTTTCTGTATCTAATTGACTTATTCCACAGCTTTGCAGGCACAGTGAAACAAATTGTACACAAGGCATTTTGGGATCATTTGGAATCAGAACTGAATGAAGATCCTCCAGAATATGAACATGCTATCAAGCTCTTTGAGGAAATTAAGGAGGTAAtgttcctcctccccaggaCCCCAGTATTGTTTTGTCAGCTTAGGTCTGAGAGCCTTTTACTTCACTGAAGGGTCTGCTAACTCAGTCAAGCCAACACCTTCAAGTTCATTCTTCTAAGATGAAACAACGATTATTCAGAACTGCAAATAGGTGTCTATTTATAGTATATTTATATTAGCCATGAATATGGCCACGAACGCACAGTGGCGTGTCCACTCAGCTTTCATTGCGTGATGGCTAGTTGCAAGTCCGCTCTTCTCAAAGCTTCACATCTCTACTAGCCTCTTTCCAGCAACATACTGTGAGCTTAGGGCATGAACAGGAGTATAAATGTGACTGTACCTGCCTGCATAGACTTTATGATTATCGCACAAGGGAGCATACGGACCTTCAATCCTGGCACAATACTAAGTCTTTCAACATTTTAAGTTAGTAAATGTTTGGTTTACAGGGCAGCCTCCCAGTTTTTGAAAGTCTCATTGTTGACATGCTTTCTGGTTTACTGTCTTTGAGCATTTTTGCAGAATTGTACTGTGATCCTTTTAACAgtccttttttcctgctacGTTAGATAATGTTCAGTCTTAACGTGTCTTGTTATAGCCAGTCAGCTAAATACACTTGACATTAATACTAAAATCTTACTTCAGTGTGTTTACtaagtggtttggtttttattgataagcttttccttttttccccctactttagattcttctttccttcctgactCCTGGAGCAAACAGGATTCAAAATCAAATTTGTGAAGTTCTCGATACAGATCTTATAAGACAGCAGGCAGAACATAATGCTGTTGATATTCATGGGCTAGCTAACTATATCATCAACACTATGGGAAAGTTATGTGCTCCAGTAAGAGACAACGAtataaaacagttaaaagcaACTGACAATATCGTAGAATTACTGAGGTTGGTATTTGGGTgtttttttagaggaaaaaccTCTTCTCTGAAAGAGTACTGGGCAGTGGAAGAGGGGTGTAGAGTCTTAAAAAGAAGTCTTAAATTGTGTCAGTTTACATAACACCTGTTTTCAAACTATAGGAAAACTTATTTACATACAGAAGCATCAAAGAGGAGGAGTGATGACACGCTGTGACCAGAATATTATGCGTATCTTTTTAATGACATGGATAGAATGCCTAAATCAAACGCTACCAGCTCTGAATATCTAAGCcactgaacaacaaaaaaagcactgtTGCAATAATCTGTGTTTCGgaaactgctttttcagtcttgttcATCCTTACAAAATTTAAGCAGCACATTTGTACTGTTCCTTCTTGACCTGTTTATTGCATGCTTCCTCTAGGAGGCCAAACTTTGGATTTAGATCTTATTACTTGAACTTGGGTTAAATACTTGCATAAAGGGACAGAAACCAGTTTACTGCTCCTTAGGTACACTGAAATATTAAGAGTAAACGGTAGTTGTTGTTCTACTGTTTTATTGCAACCTGGATCATATACAGGGACCAAAGGAACTGGGTCAGAAGGATTCTTTCTCTTGGTGCAATTAGAGTGACTAAAAAGTTAAAATCTGTTCATTTAGGCTGAAATGTACCAATTAATACAGTTCTTGAAAACCCTTCTCTTTCTGTTACAGGGTTGTAGCATTTAGTGATGCTACATATTTGTCTTGTTCTCTGTAACTTACACCAAGCCTTATACACAATACTCCCTCAGGTATCCTGGAAGATAGGTAACATATCTGTTACGCTGAAATACCAATGAAGGAATTTACTTCTCCCCGAATTGAAATTAAAGTGTTAATGTAGGTGTAACTTACATGTGGTGGTTAAAATCAATAGATTATTGTAATTGTCAAATTTTAAACTCTTCCTTTCAGACAAATATTCCGTGTTTTGGACCTGATGAAAGTGGATATGGCTAATTACACAATTCAAAACCTTAGGCCATACCTTCAGCGTAATTTGGTGGACTACGAAAGAACAAAATTCCAGGAAATCCTTGAAGAAACACCAAGTAGGTATCATgctatatttaatttaaacctttctttaaaaagtgaactATTTAAAGACATGCTATAAAATCTGTCAATTGCAGGTAATTTGGAGGAAGACTTCAATTTCTTGTCTGGATCTAACTAATGCAAAAATTCTTTGACAAGCAAGCTACCAATGGCCAATTGCTTAAGTTGCTATAAAGTATGTTTATCTGTAATCTGGGGTGCTTTCAGACACATTTCTATTTGCTAAATTGGTTGgtatctgaaaaacaaacaatggCTCTTACTTTCTGGAGGCAGAAGCCCTACATACTGAAAGATGAGACTTTGTCTCTTTTGTACGCAGCAAGTCTGTTTTTAGTCTGAAGTAAATGTAAAACCAGTTAGTGTGCCTGAAAGTTGGAAGGGACAGGATTGATTTTTCTAATAAACAAAAGGCAGGCTCTGAGGAAAACTTCTTAGGTGATGCAAAGTCAACTTGATCCGCTATTAGAGGTTTTGTGTAATATGGCTAAACAGTGttcaggaaaatacattttctaagaagaaaaagtaaacttACTAACATCTGGAGCAGGGGCTTCTAAAATGGGAACCTTGAGCCGCTGATATGGCCTGCAGTGTTTATATATGCAGTCTGAGAAAGAactctttaaaagcatttcatttcctgttAATACAGTTTATCTTCCTTCACCTCTACTTTCCAGTCCCATGGCCCAACTATTAAGTGGCCTTcctgaaaaagggaagaaaatgctttggGAACTTGGACTTCGAGGCTTTTTTACCCAAAAGTGTTGGCTGAAGTCTAACAATTTGTTGTTGGGTTTGTACAAGCTAGCTAGAATATTAAGGTGACCAGTGGAAGATgatcagtggaaaaaaagcgAGGGAGAGAATTTATGTGTGTGAAGACTCAGCTGTCCACTATATTTGTTTAGTCTCAGAAGCTCAATACTCTTGTTTGTGTATACAACTCTTCCTCAAGCTAGTGCTTATTTTGATGAAAGCATGCAGTAAATCTGTGCTGATTTGCAATGCTTAGGTGCCCTGGATCTCACAACAGAATGGATAAAGGAATCAATAGAAGATGAATTGTCATCTGTTTCTGATGAATCTTCATCATCCCCTGGTGCTGATAGTAGTTCTAAACCAATTATTAGTCCTACACTGGTGCTAAACAACGGCTACTTGAAACTGTTACAATGGGACTATCACAAAACAATTCCAGAGGTAAGAAGTGTATTTCAGTGTCTTCAGATTTCTAGCTATATGAAAACATTGGTGTAGTATAATAATCCTGCTATTGATGACAATAGGTGAAGTATTCTCTTGCACTTCTTAAATTTCTGAATAGTAAATTTGGAATTTGGAGAGTATATGCTAGTCTACTTTCTAAAATATGAGATGGGCAAGTCAAGAACTGGAAAAGAACAATGTAAAGGTTGTTTTCCCTCTATCCAATCATAGCTCACCAGCTCCACCCTAAGAGCGGTCTTGGCCATGGTCAAAGGCTGGGCCTTGTAC
Above is a genomic segment from Gymnogyps californianus isolate 813 chromosome 1, ASM1813914v2, whole genome shotgun sequence containing:
- the TCP11L2 gene encoding T-complex protein 11-like protein 2 isoform X2, which codes for MPLNDDQNSDSDSSRLSESTASSSDSEYSRQSFNSDSSSKPSSPASSPPKIITFDELMAAARNLTDLTLAHEIAVNANFCIKQEDFPQNSFAGTVKQIVHKAFWDHLESELNEDPPEYEHAIKLFEEIKEILLSFLTPGANRIQNQICEVLDTDLIRQQAEHNAVDIHGLANYIINTMGKLCAPVRDNDIKQLKATDNIVELLRQIFRVLDLMKVDMANYTIQNLRPYLQRNLVDYERTKFQEILEETPSALDLTTEWIKESIEDELSSVSDESSSSPGADSSSKPIISPTLVLNNGYLKLLQWDYHKTIPETLITDEVRLQELREKLNQLKIIACVCLITNNMVGAAIVDVPDFADQLKRICVPLLEGMNKKTFDLKEALNAIGVQICSKVNRSLTERGLPTLNEEMQSNLMGQIAHIVEENNPISSLIDKRIQLFMRSLLALPSFQKCRPTMPGGLSVIQTEMEFVGSQYASIVNFNKQVYGPFYANILRKLLFPEAPMGKVETETPTN
- the TCP11L2 gene encoding T-complex protein 11-like protein 2 isoform X3, whose amino-acid sequence is MPLNDDQNSDSDSSRLSESTASSSDSEYSRQSFNSDSSSKPSSPASASPPKIITFDELMAAARNLTDLTLAHEIAVNANFCIKQEDFPQNSFAGTVKQIVHKAFWDHLESELNEDPPEYEHAIKLFEEIKEILLSFLTPGANRIQNQICEVLDTDLIRQQAEHNAVDIHGLANYIINTMGKLCAPVRDNDIKQLKATDNIVELLRQIFRVLDLMKVDMANYTIQNLRPYLQRNLVDYERTKFQEILEETPSALDLTTEWIKESIEDELSSVSDESSSSPGADSSSKPIISPTLVLNNGYLKLLQWDYHKTIPEYYCFNSRL
- the TCP11L2 gene encoding T-complex protein 11-like protein 2 isoform X1, producing MPLNDDQNSDSDSSRLSESTASSSDSEYSRQSFNSDSSSKPSSPASASPPKIITFDELMAAARNLTDLTLAHEIAVNANFCIKQEDFPQNSFAGTVKQIVHKAFWDHLESELNEDPPEYEHAIKLFEEIKEILLSFLTPGANRIQNQICEVLDTDLIRQQAEHNAVDIHGLANYIINTMGKLCAPVRDNDIKQLKATDNIVELLRQIFRVLDLMKVDMANYTIQNLRPYLQRNLVDYERTKFQEILEETPSALDLTTEWIKESIEDELSSVSDESSSSPGADSSSKPIISPTLVLNNGYLKLLQWDYHKTIPETLITDEVRLQELREKLNQLKIIACVCLITNNMVGAAIVDVPDFADQLKRICVPLLEGMNKKTFDLKEALNAIGVQICSKVNRSLTERGLPTLNEEMQSNLMGQIAHIVEENNPISSLIDKRIQLFMRSLLALPSFQKCRPTMPGGLSVIQTEMEFVGSQYASIVNFNKQVYGPFYANILRKLLFPEAPMGKVETETPTN